The following coding sequences are from one Kushneria phosphatilytica window:
- a CDS encoding TetR family transcriptional regulator, with the protein MRKTKEEAERTRQALLNAAEHLFIEKGLTRTTHNDIAQRAGVTRGALNWHFAEGKLEIFSELFERKRQMPERLAEHMARCERSAARPAATMRRILINDLQELHHDAQLQRILLICAQHCEFAGEFAWVRAQLDASVDRFLEIVCDTLNRALQHDEIRLADSLTTTQAARLIYIYLKGMIEAWLHRHEMFDLEHNAELLVDSVLRSVMIWQQPRDICLPSQ; encoded by the coding sequence ATGCGCAAGACCAAGGAAGAAGCCGAGCGCACCCGCCAGGCGCTGCTCAATGCTGCCGAGCATCTGTTTATCGAGAAAGGGCTGACCCGGACCACGCACAACGATATTGCCCAGCGGGCAGGCGTGACCCGCGGAGCCCTGAACTGGCATTTTGCCGAAGGCAAGCTCGAAATCTTTTCCGAGCTGTTCGAACGCAAGCGCCAGATGCCCGAGCGCCTCGCCGAACACATGGCTCGCTGCGAACGCAGCGCTGCACGCCCGGCGGCTACCATGCGTCGCATTCTGATCAATGATCTGCAGGAGCTGCACCATGATGCTCAGCTCCAGCGCATTCTGCTGATCTGCGCTCAGCACTGCGAGTTTGCCGGTGAGTTCGCCTGGGTGCGCGCCCAGCTGGATGCCAGCGTCGATCGTTTTCTGGAAATCGTCTGTGACACCCTGAACCGGGCCCTGCAGCACGATGAGATCCGACTGGCGGACTCGTTGACCACCACGCAGGCAGCACGGCTGATCTACATCTATCTCAAGGGAATGATCGAGGCATGGCTGCATCGCCACGAGATGTTCGATCTTGAACACAATGCCGAACTGCTGGTCGACAGCGTGCTGCGCAGCGTCATGATCTGGCAGCAACCACGCGATATCTGTCTGCCGAGCCAGTGA
- a CDS encoding (2Fe-2S)-binding protein has translation MVSIQYSSPASPVGHADPGMAAPSQATAPQETPATGGDVNAGKQRVTLRVNGRSHTLDIEPNVILLDALREILGLHGTKKGCDHGQCGACTVHVNGRSMNACLLLAVMQEGVEITTIEGLAQSAGYEQGQHPVQQAFLQHDAYQCGYCTAGQMMTAAAVINEGNVEGDDVSLREAMSGNICRCGAYKNILEAVQSARARMTGEG, from the coding sequence ATGGTATCCATTCAGTACAGCTCTCCGGCATCGCCTGTGGGCCATGCCGATCCGGGTATGGCTGCACCGTCGCAAGCCACTGCCCCGCAGGAGACACCCGCTACCGGTGGTGATGTCAATGCGGGAAAGCAGCGGGTCACCCTGCGCGTCAATGGCCGTTCCCACACCCTCGATATCGAGCCCAATGTCATTCTGCTTGATGCACTGCGCGAGATTCTCGGCCTGCATGGCACCAAGAAAGGCTGTGACCACGGCCAGTGCGGTGCCTGCACCGTGCATGTCAATGGCCGCTCAATGAACGCCTGCCTGCTACTTGCCGTCATGCAGGAAGGTGTCGAGATCACCACCATCGAGGGGCTGGCGCAAAGTGCCGGTTATGAACAGGGTCAGCATCCGGTCCAGCAGGCCTTTCTGCAGCATGATGCCTACCAGTGCGGTTACTGCACTGCCGGTCAGATGATGACGGCCGCGGCAGTGATCAATGAAGGCAATGTCGAGGGCGACGATGTCTCGCTGCGCGAGGCGATGAGCGGCAACATCTGCCGCTGTGGCGCCTACAAGAACATTCTTGAAGCGGTCCAGAGCGCCAGGGCCCGAATGACGGGAGAGGGCTGA
- a CDS encoding FAD binding domain-containing protein, whose amino-acid sequence MRGFEFEQASDIQQAINRHGSSDALIAGGTTLLDLVKLDVMRPEKVVDVTHLPLRQVESLADGRLKVGALVSNADLARHDSVLRDYPIVSEALLAGASTGLRNMATTAGNVMQRTRCPYFRDPDMPCNKREPGSGCSAIEGINRNHAVLGTSDKCIATHPSDMCVGMVAAGATVVVEGPQGVREIPFEEYHLLPGETPEQEHDLMAGELITHVILDPPRGGGQSYLKLRDRSSYEFALASCAAIVNLDGDTITEARVAMGGVATKPWRATPAEEALKGQPATRETFERAAEAVMQDAVAYSHNGYKITLGKQAVARALRDAANRARA is encoded by the coding sequence ATGCGCGGATTCGAATTCGAACAGGCCAGCGACATCCAGCAGGCGATCAACCGCCACGGCAGCAGTGATGCGCTGATCGCCGGCGGCACCACGCTGCTGGACCTGGTCAAGCTGGATGTGATGCGTCCGGAAAAGGTGGTGGATGTCACTCATCTGCCGCTGAGGCAGGTCGAGTCGCTGGCAGATGGCCGGCTCAAGGTCGGGGCTCTGGTGAGTAATGCCGATCTGGCACGCCATGACAGTGTTCTGCGTGACTATCCGATAGTCAGCGAGGCGCTGCTGGCTGGTGCCTCGACAGGACTGCGCAACATGGCCACCACCGCCGGCAACGTGATGCAGCGCACCCGCTGCCCCTATTTCCGCGATCCCGACATGCCGTGTAACAAGCGCGAGCCGGGCAGCGGCTGCTCGGCGATCGAGGGCATCAACCGCAACCACGCCGTGCTGGGTACCAGCGACAAGTGCATTGCCACTCATCCTTCCGACATGTGTGTTGGCATGGTGGCCGCCGGTGCCACGGTTGTGGTGGAAGGGCCCCAGGGCGTTCGCGAGATTCCCTTCGAGGAGTATCACCTGCTGCCCGGCGAAACGCCCGAGCAGGAGCATGACCTGATGGCGGGTGAGCTGATTACCCACGTGATACTCGATCCGCCCCGCGGTGGCGGCCAGAGCTACCTCAAGCTACGCGACCGCTCTTCCTATGAGTTTGCGCTTGCCTCCTGCGCGGCGATCGTCAATCTCGATGGTGACACCATTACCGAGGCCCGGGTGGCCATGGGGGGCGTGGCCACCAAACCCTGGCGCGCCACGCCTGCCGAAGAAGCTCTGAAGGGGCAGCCGGCGACCCGCGAGACCTTTGAGCGTGCTGCCGAGGCAGTCATGCAGGATGCGGTGGCCTACAGCCACAATGGCTACAAGATCACGCTGGGCAAGCAGGCGGTGGCTCGTGCCCTGCGCGATGCTGCAAATCGCGCGCGAGCCTGA